GGCTGCAGCGCGGAGGCGAAGCGTTCCTCTCCAATACCGTAATAGGCAGCCGCTTCCTGCTGCGCGCCTGCATTGTGAACTTCCGCACGGCGCTCGAGGACGTGCGCGCGCTACCCGGGATCGTGGCGCGACTGGGCCGGGAGGTCGACGCCGAGCTGCGGCCGGTGCACCTCGCGCGCCCGGCGTGACAAAGCCCATGCGGCTGCTCGCGAGCCGCCTCGCGCGACCGGCGTGACACCGCCGCCGCCTGCGGCCCCTGTCAGAATGCCTGCCGACGGTTGCCCTATCAGAACGTCAGCTTTACCTTCGACTTGACACCACCCGCAACCTCGCGTGCTGAAGCCCTTGCGCCGGCCGCGCTTTCACCAGGAGGCGACGCATGGCACTGGACTGGACGTTCTACGGCAATCCGCTGGGCGACTGGGCGGCGGCGCTGGTTGTGGCCGCTGGACTGGTGGCCGGGCTCGCGCTCCTGCGCCGCCTGGCGATCCGCTACCTCGGGCGGCTCGCCCGGCAAACCGATAACCAGTGGGACGACCTGGCGGCCGACGTGTTGCGCCGCACCCGCTTCTTCTTCCTCCTCGCCCTGGGCACTTACGCCGGCGCCGCGCTGCTCGAGTTGCCGCCCGGCCCGTGGCGGGCCGTACGGGCCGTGGCCGTGCTCGCGCTCGTGCTGCAGGGCGCGTTCTGGGGCAACGTCGTCATCTCCTTCTATGTCAGCCGGGAGGCGCGGCGAAGGCTGGAGGAGGATGCGGCTGGCGCCACGACCATCAACGCGCTCGGCTTTCTGGGCCGCCTCCTCCTCTGGGCCGTACTGCTGCTGCTCGGACTGGACAACCTGGGCGTGGACATTACCGCCCTGGTGGCCGGGCTGGGAGTGGGCGGCATTGCCGTCGCGCTGGCCGTGCAGAACATCCTGGGCGACCTGTTCGCCTCGCTTTCTATCGTGCTGGACAGGCCCTTCCGTATCGGCGACTTCATCATCGTGGACGACCTGATGGGCACGGTCGAGCACATCGGACTGAAGACTACGCGCCTGAGGAGCCTGTCGGGCGAGCAGATCGTTTTCTCCAACGCGGACCTGCTCCGGACCCGCGTGCGCAACTTCAAGCGCATGTACGAGCGGCGCGTTGTCTTCTCGGTGGGCGTGACCTATGACACGCCCTACGAGCGGCTGG
This window of the Gemmatimonadota bacterium genome carries:
- a CDS encoding mechanosensitive ion channel family protein, which produces MALDWTFYGNPLGDWAAALVVAAGLVAGLALLRRLAIRYLGRLARQTDNQWDDLAADVLRRTRFFFLLALGTYAGAALLELPPGPWRAVRAVAVLALVLQGAFWGNVVISFYVSREARRRLEEDAAGATTINALGFLGRLLLWAVLLLLGLDNLGVDITALVAGLGVGGIAVALAVQNILGDLFASLSIVLDRPFRIGDFIIVDDLMGTVEHIGLKTTRLRSLSGEQIVFSNADLLRTRVRNFKRMYERRVVFSVGVTYDTPYERLAAIPGMIRDIIEAQHRTRFDRSHFKAFGAFSLDFEVVYYVLDPDYNVYMDVHQSVNLEIFRQFAAEGIDFAYPTQTLYLRQAPATVPA